One Cellulomonas soli DNA window includes the following coding sequences:
- a CDS encoding Nramp family divalent metal transporter — MTEARPVVRPTSPTPTARRPRHLTPTLLGPAFVAAIAYVDPGNVAANLTAGARYGYLLLWVLVAANAVAVLVQYQSAKLGIVTGESLPGVLGARLRRGPRLAYWVQAEVVAAATDLAEVVGGAIALHLLFGVPLPLGGLIVGAVSMVLLATQNRYGQRRFEAVVVSLLVVITIGFLAGLVVSPPDARGVLSGLVPRFDGPDSVLLAASMLGATVMPHAIYVHSALVRDRFGRAPEHALGDHHATDRAGLAHRTLLRATRWDVGGALLVAGLVNIGLLLLAASGLRGVPGTDSIEGAHAAIQVALGPGVAIVFAVGLLASGLASTSVGAYAGATIMEGLLHRSVPLLARRAVTLIPAIALLWAGADPTWTLVVSQVVLSFGIPFAVVPLVRLTRDRTLMGAHRNGPWTHALLVLVVVLVVALNLTLLGLLVTG; from the coding sequence ATGACCGAGGCCCGGCCCGTGGTGCGTCCGACGTCGCCCACCCCGACCGCGCGGCGACCCCGGCACCTCACGCCGACGCTGCTCGGGCCGGCGTTCGTCGCCGCGATCGCCTACGTCGACCCCGGCAACGTGGCCGCCAACCTCACCGCCGGTGCCCGGTACGGCTACCTGCTGCTGTGGGTGCTGGTCGCCGCCAACGCGGTCGCGGTGCTCGTGCAGTACCAGTCCGCCAAGCTCGGCATCGTCACCGGGGAGTCGCTGCCCGGTGTGCTCGGTGCCCGGCTGCGTCGGGGCCCTCGCCTGGCGTACTGGGTGCAGGCCGAGGTCGTGGCCGCCGCGACCGACCTGGCCGAGGTCGTCGGCGGGGCGATCGCCCTGCACCTGCTGTTCGGGGTTCCGCTCCCGCTCGGCGGGCTCATCGTCGGCGCGGTCTCGATGGTCCTCCTGGCGACGCAGAACCGGTACGGCCAGCGCCGGTTCGAGGCCGTCGTCGTGAGCCTGCTGGTCGTCATCACCATCGGGTTCCTCGCGGGGCTCGTGGTCAGCCCGCCGGACGCCCGCGGGGTGCTGTCCGGCCTGGTGCCGCGGTTCGACGGCCCCGACTCGGTGCTGCTCGCCGCGAGCATGCTCGGGGCGACCGTGATGCCGCACGCGATCTACGTGCACTCCGCCCTGGTGCGCGACCGGTTCGGCCGGGCCCCCGAGCACGCGCTCGGCGACCACCACGCCACCGACCGCGCCGGTCTCGCGCACCGCACGCTGCTGCGGGCGACCCGCTGGGACGTCGGCGGTGCGCTGCTGGTCGCCGGCCTGGTCAACATCGGCCTGCTGCTGCTCGCCGCGTCCGGCCTGCGCGGCGTGCCGGGGACCGACTCGATCGAGGGGGCGCACGCCGCGATCCAGGTGGCTCTCGGGCCGGGCGTCGCGATCGTGTTCGCCGTCGGCCTGCTCGCGTCCGGCCTCGCCTCGACGTCGGTCGGCGCCTACGCGGGTGCCACGATCATGGAGGGTCTGCTGCACCGCAGCGTCCCGCTGCTCGCCCGTCGTGCCGTCACGCTGATCCCCGCGATCGCCCTGCTGTGGGCCGGTGCCGACCCGACGTGGACGCTCGTCGTCAGCCAGGTCGTGCTCAGCTTCGGCATCCCGTTCGCCGTCGTCCCGCTGGTGCGGCTGACCCGCGACCGCACGCTCATGGGTGCGCACCGCAACGGGCCGTGGACGCACGCGCTGCTCGTGCTCGTCGTCGTGCTCGTCGTGGCGCTCAACCTGACGCTGCTCGGCCTGCTGGTGACGGGCTGA
- a CDS encoding DUF389 domain-containing protein — translation MQRLSLTVPSHLSDRVVAVLSDDPAVSSLAVLRGASVRPEGDVILADVAREACNDVVDQLLALDVHREGSMHLEPVSTWVSQAGYEAEQLAPGSSADSVVWPEVTQRAYEDSELNWTFLTFLSLATIIAAIAIVLDSQVLVIGAMVLGPEFGAVAALGVALVRRRPRLLWHAGRTLTVGFLVAMASTTVLALLANWLGWISLEHVTASRPGTSFIYSPDKWSFVVAVIAGAAGVLSLTSARVGGLAGVFISVTTVPAAGNVALSLALGDSTEVWGSLLQLAVNLTGMAVAGWLMLAAQQTIWSRVSRRRAALVGRWRASD, via the coding sequence GTGCAACGACTGAGCCTGACCGTTCCCTCGCACCTGAGCGATCGGGTCGTCGCCGTGCTGTCCGACGACCCCGCCGTGAGCAGCCTGGCCGTCCTGCGTGGTGCATCGGTCCGGCCCGAGGGCGACGTGATCCTCGCCGACGTCGCGCGGGAGGCGTGCAACGACGTGGTGGACCAGCTGCTCGCGCTCGACGTGCACCGCGAGGGGAGCATGCACCTCGAACCCGTCTCGACGTGGGTCTCGCAGGCCGGCTACGAGGCCGAGCAGCTCGCGCCCGGGTCGAGCGCCGACTCGGTGGTGTGGCCCGAGGTCACGCAGCGCGCCTACGAGGACAGCGAGCTGAACTGGACGTTCCTCACGTTCCTGTCCCTGGCGACGATCATCGCGGCGATCGCGATCGTCCTGGACTCCCAGGTGCTCGTCATCGGGGCGATGGTGCTCGGGCCGGAGTTTGGTGCCGTCGCCGCGCTCGGGGTCGCGCTCGTGCGGCGTCGCCCGCGGCTGCTGTGGCACGCCGGGCGGACCCTGACCGTCGGCTTCCTGGTCGCGATGGCCTCGACCACCGTCCTGGCGCTGCTCGCGAACTGGCTGGGCTGGATCAGCCTCGAGCACGTCACGGCGAGCCGGCCGGGGACGTCGTTCATCTACTCGCCAGACAAGTGGTCGTTCGTCGTCGCGGTCATCGCCGGTGCCGCCGGAGTGCTGTCGCTGACGTCCGCGCGCGTCGGGGGCCTCGCCGGCGTGTTCATCTCGGTCACGACGGTCCCCGCCGCGGGCAACGTGGCGTTGTCCCTCGCGCTCGGCGACTCGACCGAGGTGTGGGGCAGCCTGCTGCAGCTGGCCGTGAACCTCACCGGCATGGCGGTCGCCGGCTGGTTGATGCTCGCCGCCCAGCAGACGATCTGGTCACGGGTGTCGCGCCGACGTGCCGCCCTCGTCGGCCGCTGGCGCGCGAGCGACTGA